The proteins below come from a single Chryseobacterium bernardetii genomic window:
- a CDS encoding sulfite exporter TauE/SafE family protein, whose product MTVLLFTVLVLLGSICAGIIGSLSGLGGGIVVIPMLTILLGVDIHYAIGAALVSVIATSSGSAAAYVKEGIVNMRLGMFLEVATTSGAVIGALISSAAPSSYIAILFGMALIFSAGNSLRKKEESVVRESSKIAIALKLPSDYPIKKNEKVNYGTKNVIGGFGMMGLAGMLSGMLGIGSGAFKVIAMDTIMKIPFKVSTTTSNFMMGVTALASCVIYIQKGYIIPDICLPVMIGVLLGAIIGSKILMSTDTKKLRKVFAFIIFFLAFNMIYNGIKGKF is encoded by the coding sequence ATGACAGTTTTATTATTTACTGTTTTAGTCTTGCTAGGATCTATTTGTGCGGGAATAATCGGTTCTTTATCTGGTCTAGGCGGAGGCATTGTTGTAATTCCTATGCTGACCATTCTTTTAGGTGTAGATATTCACTATGCAATTGGCGCAGCTTTAGTGTCCGTAATTGCAACATCTTCAGGTTCAGCAGCAGCATACGTTAAAGAAGGTATTGTTAATATGAGGCTGGGAATGTTCCTTGAAGTTGCCACCACATCAGGGGCAGTTATAGGTGCATTAATTTCCAGTGCTGCCCCAAGCTCTTATATAGCCATCCTTTTTGGAATGGCTCTGATTTTTTCTGCAGGAAATTCCTTAAGAAAAAAAGAAGAATCTGTTGTCAGGGAATCCAGCAAAATTGCCATTGCCCTTAAACTACCTTCAGACTACCCTATTAAAAAGAATGAAAAAGTAAACTACGGTACAAAAAATGTTATAGGAGGATTTGGAATGATGGGGCTTGCGGGGATGCTATCAGGAATGTTAGGGATTGGCTCAGGAGCGTTTAAAGTTATTGCCATGGATACAATCATGAAGATCCCATTCAAAGTTTCAACTACAACGAGTAATTTTATGATGGGAGTAACTGCTTTAGCCAGTTGTGTTATTTATATCCAAAAAGGATACATTATCCCTGATATATGTTTACCAGTTATGATAGGGGTATTATTGGGAGCTATTATTGGATCAAAGATATTAATGTCAACAGATACAAAAAAACTGCGTAAGGTCTTTGCCTTTATAATATTCTTCTTAGCATTCAATATGATTTATAACGGAATTAAAGGCAAATTTTAA
- a CDS encoding glyceraldehyde-3-phosphate dehydrogenase, with protein MKEKIVQITHSTGKYTLDIVPGRLNEMQEQIDRCLNNEQAAIVVRNDNGEQFIYPSELLKNSFIAIVNKVTT; from the coding sequence ATGAAAGAAAAAATAGTTCAAATTACCCATTCTACAGGAAAGTATACTTTAGATATAGTTCCAGGCAGACTTAATGAAATGCAGGAACAGATTGACAGATGTTTAAACAATGAGCAGGCTGCTATTGTTGTTAGAAATGATAATGGAGAACAGTTCATTTACCCCTCAGAACTGTTGAAAAACAGCTTTATTGCGATAGTGAATAAAGTTACAACTTAA
- a CDS encoding C40 family peptidase — MGSGLFEKKLSIKQLSLLLIASAFVVSCGSSKNVSSNKKSGSKTVAKSENLRKLDSKFDGNVSRSINDILKDAEKYLGTPYRFGGNTSSGFDCSGFTVKVFEENSFNLPRRSSDQAETGKNIDIRDVKPGDLLFFATAGGSRVSHVGIVHDIGPDGEVKFIHASTSKGVIISSLNEKYWNKAYLHAQRVL, encoded by the coding sequence ATGGGATCAGGGTTATTTGAAAAAAAATTGAGTATAAAGCAGCTTTCCTTATTATTGATTGCATCTGCTTTTGTAGTGTCCTGCGGGTCTTCAAAAAATGTTTCTTCCAATAAGAAATCAGGATCCAAAACAGTAGCCAAATCTGAAAACCTAAGAAAACTGGATTCTAAGTTTGATGGAAATGTATCAAGATCTATCAACGATATTTTAAAGGATGCAGAAAAATATCTGGGTACTCCTTACCGTTTTGGTGGAAATACCTCATCAGGTTTCGACTGTTCCGGATTTACTGTAAAGGTTTTTGAAGAAAATTCGTTTAATCTTCCAAGAAGATCTTCCGATCAGGCTGAAACAGGAAAGAATATTGATATCAGAGACGTGAAACCTGGTGACCTGTTATTTTTTGCCACAGCTGGAGGAAGCAGAGTTTCCCATGTCGGAATTGTTCATGATATTGGCCCGGATGGTGAAGTGAAATTTATCCATGCTTCTACTTCAAAAGGAGTGATTATTTCATCCCTGAACGAAAAATATTGGAACAAAGCTTATCTCCATGCCCAAAGGGTTTTATAA
- a CDS encoding methyltransferase family protein encodes MSDFIRFFIPIYFVLFFAVSFLGISIAVANKIGKNPNVLPKDGSAYALVGWYFKIILAVLFIYTILPLVFPTVGEDLKIHLFDRNFFRYTGIGLMLIAFIWVVIAQIQMKTSWRIGIDNHMKTELVTTGLFQYSRNPVFLGMTLSLIGFFFTFPTVIAFFLLITGNILMQIQIRLEEEHLLRQHGSVYFAYKKRVARMLNLY; translated from the coding sequence ATGTCAGATTTTATCAGATTTTTTATCCCCATTTATTTTGTTCTGTTTTTCGCCGTTTCCTTTCTTGGCATTAGTATAGCAGTTGCCAATAAAATTGGTAAGAACCCAAATGTTCTGCCAAAAGACGGTTCTGCCTATGCACTGGTGGGTTGGTACTTCAAAATTATTTTAGCTGTTTTGTTTATATATACAATATTGCCTTTAGTGTTTCCAACTGTAGGAGAGGATTTAAAAATACATCTTTTCGATCGGAATTTCTTTCGTTATACTGGAATCGGCTTAATGCTTATTGCCTTTATCTGGGTAGTCATTGCGCAGATTCAAATGAAAACTTCATGGCGGATAGGTATAGATAATCACATGAAAACAGAACTTGTCACTACAGGATTATTCCAATATTCAAGAAATCCGGTGTTTTTAGGAATGACTTTGAGCCTTATAGGTTTTTTCTTTACTTTTCCTACTGTGATTGCTTTCTTTTTGCTGATAACAGGAAATATTTTGATGCAGATTCAGATACGCCTTGAAGAAGAACATTTACTGAGACAGCACGGCTCCGTTTATTTTGCTTATAAAAAGAGGGTTGCACGTATGCTGAACCTTTATTAA